One genomic segment of Methanothermobacter tenebrarum includes these proteins:
- a CDS encoding NAD(P)-dependent oxidoreductase produces MGRFDNIKVGFIGFGEVASTMASKLLDEGVEVLTATRGRSERTKKLARDLGVSECSDILEVSRRSDIVISAVTPSVAMKVAREVGNHVRGVYVDINNVAPSTVKKALDYIRNGRVVDAAIMGRISKDLGVKILASGVSAHDFAKLTDYGFNIEVRGDRVGDASALKMLRSSYTKGVSALLWETLLAAYRMGLDEDLLEILEETENEGFRERAISRVISSALHSKRRYEEMKDVESFLSENITPIMSKCTSKTFKRIFMELDDLRMVFESYTMIFDNIKSL; encoded by the coding sequence TTGGGGAGGTTTGATAATATTAAAGTTGGTTTTATAGGATTTGGAGAAGTAGCATCTACCATGGCTTCGAAACTCTTAGATGAAGGCGTTGAGGTTTTGACCGCTACGAGAGGTCGGAGTGAACGTACCAAGAAACTAGCACGTGATCTTGGAGTTAGCGAATGCAGTGACATCTTAGAAGTTTCTAGAAGATCTGATATTGTAATATCTGCTGTCACGCCCAGTGTGGCTATGAAAGTCGCTAGAGAAGTTGGCAATCATGTTAGAGGGGTCTATGTAGATATAAACAATGTTGCACCTTCTACTGTGAAAAAGGCCCTTGATTATATAAGGAATGGCAGGGTGGTCGATGCTGCTATCATGGGACGTATAAGTAAGGATTTAGGGGTTAAAATTTTAGCATCAGGGGTTTCTGCCCATGATTTTGCCAAATTAACTGATTATGGATTCAATATAGAAGTTAGGGGTGATAGGGTGGGTGATGCCTCCGCACTTAAAATGTTGAGGAGTTCTTATACTAAAGGTGTGTCGGCGCTTTTATGGGAGACTCTTTTGGCAGCATATCGAATGGGCCTTGATGAGGATTTGTTGGAAATACTTGAAGAGACAGAAAATGAAGGTTTTAGAGAGCGTGCAATTTCAAGGGTTATAAGTTCGGCTTTACATTCAAAGAGGAGATATGAGGAGATGAAGGACGTTGAATCATTTTTATCAGAGAACATAACCCCCATAATGTCAAAGTGCACATCTAAAACCTTTAAAAGGATATTCATGGAATTAGATGACCTTAGAATGGTATTCGAGAGTTATACCATGATTTTTGATAATATAAAAAGTTTATAA